From a region of the Lentilactobacillus curieae genome:
- a CDS encoding shikimate kinase, which translates to MDLILVGFMGSGKTTVGKLLADRLGKQYFDLDQLIVEQTGMSIPQIFAERGEDGFRMIEQQCLQSTNEFPGILGTGGGTPMQRNNQEFLGKAGAPVVLLSASIKTILARLAGDNNRPLVEKLGAAGLADLQAQRHDTYLNVSDLQVATDELTPFEVADKIIDQLKVAK; encoded by the coding sequence ATGGATTTAATTTTAGTTGGGTTCATGGGCAGTGGCAAAACCACTGTTGGCAAGCTGTTAGCAGATAGATTGGGAAAGCAGTACTTTGATTTAGACCAATTAATTGTTGAGCAGACGGGGATGAGTATCCCACAAATATTTGCCGAACGTGGTGAAGATGGTTTTCGAATGATTGAGCAACAATGTTTGCAATCAACAAATGAATTTCCAGGAATTTTAGGAACTGGTGGCGGCACCCCGATGCAGCGAAACAATCAAGAATTTTTGGGAAAAGCGGGGGCACCAGTTGTGTTGTTGTCGGCGTCAATTAAAACGATTTTGGCGAGGTTGGCAGGAGATAATAATCGGCCATTAGTTGAAAAATTAGGGGCAGCGGGATTAGCAGACTTACAGGCCCAACGACACGACACATACCTGAACGTAAGCGATTTGCAAGTTGCAACCGATGAACTTACTCCGTTTGAAGTAGCAGATAAAATTATTGACCAGTTAAAGGTGGCGAAGTAG
- a CDS encoding prephenate dehydrogenase, which translates to MESVFISGLGMIGSSLARSIRQGDDEVKITGSDPDDANGQFMIQSGLIDQVVSFEQGAQQADVIFLCGPVDVIIDQIKELPTLNLKPGVVVTDVGSTKAKIMTAAKVLSDHNITFVGGHPMAGSHLTGAKSGRTDLFSQATYFLIPNNGMAGVEQIKRLLKTSTSKWRVVSIENHEQFVGAASHLPHVIASSLVQATNSSLKNTEVGLESAAGGFRDTTRIAAADPDMWTAIMLSNQEVILDQIDEFSKALATIKQDIQAGNQTAIHNFFSKSQEIRQLIDQG; encoded by the coding sequence ATGGAATCTGTGTTTATAAGTGGACTAGGAATGATTGGTAGCTCTTTGGCGAGAAGTATTCGTCAAGGAGACGATGAAGTGAAAATTACCGGAAGTGATCCCGACGACGCCAACGGTCAGTTTATGATCCAGAGTGGATTGATTGACCAAGTGGTGTCGTTTGAACAGGGGGCTCAACAAGCTGACGTAATATTCTTGTGCGGGCCGGTTGACGTCATTATCGACCAGATAAAGGAACTTCCCACTCTGAATTTAAAACCTGGAGTGGTTGTCACTGACGTTGGTAGCACCAAGGCAAAAATCATGACCGCTGCGAAAGTGTTGAGTGATCACAATATCACTTTTGTTGGGGGTCACCCAATGGCCGGATCACACTTAACGGGAGCTAAGTCAGGTAGAACGGATTTATTTTCCCAGGCAACTTACTTTTTAATCCCCAATAACGGAATGGCTGGGGTTGAGCAAATCAAACGCTTATTGAAAACTTCAACGAGCAAATGGCGCGTTGTTTCAATTGAAAATCACGAGCAGTTTGTTGGTGCTGCCAGCCATTTACCACACGTTATTGCTTCATCGTTAGTACAAGCTACTAATAGTTCGCTTAAAAACACAGAGGTGGGTCTTGAATCCGCAGCAGGTGGATTTAGAGATACCACTAGAATTGCAGCTGCTGATCCAGATATGTGGACTGCAATTATGTTAAGCAATCAAGAGGTTATCTTGGATCAAATTGATGAATTTTCCAAGGCTTTAGCAACCATTAAACAAGATATTCAGGCTGGTAATCAAACAGCAATTCACAATTTTTTTAGCAAGTCACAAGAAATTAGGCAATTAATCGATCAGGGGTGA
- the aroA gene encoding 3-phosphoshikimate 1-carboxyvinyltransferase, translating to MTTLVKTPKGLHGEVLVPGDKSISHRVIMLGALSEGETKINHFLFSDDCLSTVNAFRDLGVKIDIIDEHVIVHGVGFNGLEAPKHELQMGNSGTTTRLIMGILSGQNFSSELIGDDSLSKRPMNRVSEPLATMGAEVITTDGHLPAIVNGKQLHSTNYQMKVASAQVKSALIFAALQANEPSIIREKLPTRNHTETMLNAFGGKIVTSEDQLTITVNPQPRLKGIDLTVPGDISSAAFFIAAGLLVPNSQIRLQRVGINETRTGILDVVKRMGGNIQLENINRDGEPLADLVVTSSQLTATDISAEKIPAMIDELPIIALLCARAAGTSTISGAEELRVKETDRIAAITEEFKKLGIDITEKSDGFVINGSQDWHVESSQLNSHGDHRIGMTLAVADLLVDTHLELAGKESVSISYPDFFDDLARLI from the coding sequence ATGACAACTTTAGTAAAAACGCCGAAAGGACTTCATGGTGAAGTTCTGGTTCCGGGTGATAAAAGTATTTCCCACCGCGTAATTATGCTAGGCGCACTTAGTGAAGGTGAAACCAAAATTAATCACTTTTTGTTTTCAGATGATTGTTTATCAACAGTTAATGCATTTCGTGACCTAGGAGTAAAAATCGACATTATTGATGAGCATGTGATTGTTCACGGTGTTGGCTTCAACGGGTTAGAGGCACCCAAGCATGAACTGCAAATGGGAAATTCTGGAACGACAACCAGATTAATAATGGGAATATTAAGCGGTCAAAATTTTTCGAGTGAGCTGATTGGTGATGATTCGCTTTCTAAACGGCCGATGAACAGAGTAAGTGAACCACTTGCAACTATGGGTGCTGAAGTTATCACAACTGATGGTCACCTGCCAGCGATTGTAAATGGCAAACAACTTCATTCAACTAACTACCAGATGAAGGTTGCATCTGCCCAAGTTAAAAGCGCATTGATTTTTGCGGCATTACAAGCAAATGAGCCATCAATAATCAGAGAAAAGTTGCCAACTAGAAACCACACGGAAACCATGTTAAATGCGTTTGGTGGAAAGATTGTTACCAGTGAGGATCAACTTACAATTACGGTTAACCCTCAACCACGACTTAAGGGAATCGATTTAACTGTTCCAGGTGATATCTCATCTGCCGCATTTTTCATTGCTGCGGGGCTTTTGGTTCCAAACTCACAAATTCGATTACAACGGGTGGGAATCAATGAGACGAGAACTGGAATTCTGGACGTTGTGAAACGGATGGGTGGCAACATTCAGTTGGAAAATATCAATCGGGATGGTGAGCCACTGGCGGACTTGGTTGTTACTTCATCACAGCTAACGGCGACGGATATTTCTGCCGAGAAAATTCCGGCGATGATCGATGAATTACCGATTATTGCCTTGTTGTGTGCCAGAGCAGCGGGAACCAGCACCATCTCTGGAGCGGAAGAATTAAGGGTTAAGGAAACTGACAGGATTGCTGCAATCACCGAGGAATTTAAAAAGCTCGGAATTGATATTACTGAGAAATCAGATGGGTTTGTAATCAATGGTAGTCAAGATTGGCATGTTGAATCATCTCAGCTGAATAGTCACGGTGACCACCGAATTGGGATGACTTTGGCGGTGGCGGATTTATTAGTGGACACACACTTAGAGTTAGCTGGAAAAGAATCTGTATCAATTTCATATCCAGATTTTTTTGATGATTTAGCACGATTAATTTAG
- the aroC gene encoding chorismate synthase, with product MNYLTAGESHGPQLTGILEGIPAGLQLDVDQINQMLADRQGGYGRGNRQKIEHDVVEIVGGVRHGKTLGSPIALVVKNRDHAHWSEIMNPTSPETSENTLRQVNRPRPGHADLVGGMKYGHRDLRNVLERSSARETAMRVAVGAICKQLLNQLGIKVVGHVESVGSIAADHHRTLDVDTIENSIKQNDLRIVDQDKVQSIHDLIDQTKKDGNTLGGVARVVATNVPAGLGSYVSWDTKLDAKLAAAVMGVNAIKGVEIGDGFTAAASLGSEVMDEIDWEKQAGFGRLTDHLGGFEGGMTNGMPVVIKAAMKPIPTLYKALQSVDIATKETMKANVERSDTTAIVPASIVVESVVAIELAKAITDTFDGSNLNRLKQQITEYREEFKEF from the coding sequence ATGAACTACTTAACTGCAGGAGAATCTCATGGACCACAACTAACAGGAATTTTAGAAGGAATCCCAGCTGGCCTTCAGCTAGACGTTGATCAAATCAATCAGATGTTAGCTGATCGTCAGGGAGGCTATGGCCGCGGTAACCGCCAAAAAATTGAACATGACGTTGTCGAAATTGTTGGCGGTGTACGTCACGGGAAGACATTAGGCTCACCAATCGCCTTGGTAGTTAAAAACCGCGACCACGCTCACTGGAGCGAAATTATGAATCCAACCAGTCCAGAAACTTCAGAAAATACTTTGAGGCAAGTAAACCGACCTCGCCCAGGTCATGCGGACCTAGTTGGTGGTATGAAATACGGTCATCGAGATTTACGGAACGTATTGGAACGCTCGTCTGCTCGCGAAACCGCAATGAGAGTTGCGGTTGGAGCGATTTGTAAGCAATTGCTTAATCAACTTGGAATCAAAGTCGTTGGCCACGTTGAGTCAGTTGGCTCAATCGCAGCGGACCACCACAGGACGTTGGACGTTGATACGATTGAAAATTCCATCAAGCAAAATGATTTAAGAATTGTTGATCAAGATAAAGTTCAGTCAATCCATGATTTGATTGATCAAACCAAAAAGGATGGTAACACCCTTGGCGGGGTTGCCCGTGTGGTTGCCACAAATGTTCCGGCAGGATTAGGAAGTTACGTTAGTTGGGACACCAAGCTAGATGCAAAATTAGCAGCCGCAGTCATGGGAGTCAATGCCATAAAGGGAGTCGAAATTGGCGACGGCTTTACAGCGGCTGCAAGTCTAGGTAGTGAAGTGATGGACGAAATTGATTGGGAAAAACAGGCAGGATTTGGTCGGCTTACTGATCACCTTGGAGGATTTGAAGGTGGAATGACGAACGGTATGCCGGTAGTAATCAAAGCAGCGATGAAGCCAATCCCTACACTTTACAAAGCTCTTCAAAGCGTTGACATCGCAACTAAGGAAACGATGAAGGCTAACGTAGAACGTTCTGATACGACAGCCATCGTTCCTGCTTCAATTGTCGTTGAAAGTGTTGTGGCAATTGAACTTGCCAAGGCAATTACCGATACATTTGACGGTAGCAATTTAAACCGATTAAAACAACAAATCACGGAATATCGTGAAGAATTCAAAGAATTTTAA
- a CDS encoding chorismate mutase, whose translation MTDLEQLRWQIDQTDKEIAELLKERFDFTAMIAAVKDRDGIPTLNSQREDVVLTKVTENLRDPQVGKAITEIFKKIMDESKKQQNQLLNRVGEAK comes from the coding sequence ATGACAGATTTAGAACAACTTCGATGGCAAATCGACCAAACAGACAAGGAAATTGCAGAACTTTTGAAAGAACGGTTTGACTTCACGGCAATGATTGCGGCAGTGAAGGACAGGGACGGAATTCCAACGCTTAATTCTCAACGAGAGGACGTTGTGCTGACAAAGGTAACTGAGAACTTACGGGACCCACAGGTTGGTAAGGCAATTACCGAAATTTTCAAAAAGATTATGGATGAATCAAAAAAGCAGCAAAATCAATTACTAAACCGGGTGGGGGAAGCAAAATGA
- a CDS encoding MFS transporter, producing MDKISRRKLSLCLYLNYIVHGIGLIILTQNMQELGKFWHVPIATVSYVISGIGIGKLIAYFLFGYLSDRFGRKHMVLFGILSYMIFFVGIPFTTNLVAAYGLAILAGIANSAFDAGTYPTFIEMGGNAGASNVFIKAFMSLGEFILPLIVATLETNSLWFGWSFILPFILLVINLGIIRTVEFPKVNAAIETQQSESGLHGIKKVISAVALSMYGYTSMAVMILFTQWITVFAQHKLHMSVIMSHGLLSLYSIGSIMGVVVTFIILKVGVAEEKVLLTSTLISLLALFSISTLTNQIIVSAAAWIFGFTAAGGVLQVALNLLLKMFPVHKGVITGLYMTFGSIATFTVPIVTGWLASTSIQSVINFDVMIGILGAALSLATILCAQRKAATQLARIDMAGINSNKNK from the coding sequence ATGGATAAAATTTCAAGACGAAAATTATCACTTTGTTTATACCTCAATTACATAGTTCACGGAATTGGGTTGATCATATTAACTCAAAATATGCAGGAACTAGGAAAGTTTTGGCACGTGCCAATTGCAACGGTTTCCTACGTTATTTCGGGAATCGGAATTGGAAAGTTAATCGCCTACTTCTTGTTCGGATACTTATCTGACCGATTTGGTCGTAAGCACATGGTACTATTCGGAATTTTAAGTTACATGATTTTCTTCGTTGGAATCCCGTTTACGACTAACCTAGTTGCTGCATATGGTCTGGCAATTCTTGCAGGAATTGCCAATTCAGCTTTCGATGCTGGAACATACCCAACGTTTATCGAAATGGGTGGTAATGCAGGGGCTTCAAATGTATTTATTAAAGCGTTCATGTCGCTAGGTGAGTTTATCTTACCGTTGATTGTGGCGACTTTGGAAACCAACTCGCTCTGGTTTGGCTGGTCATTCATCCTACCATTCATCCTACTAGTTATTAATTTGGGAATTATTCGAACAGTTGAGTTTCCAAAGGTTAATGCAGCAATTGAAACTCAACAAAGCGAAAGTGGATTGCATGGTATTAAAAAGGTAATTTCAGCAGTAGCTCTCTCAATGTACGGATACACCTCAATGGCGGTTATGATTTTGTTTACTCAATGGATTACCGTCTTTGCTCAGCACAAGTTGCACATGTCAGTCATTATGTCTCACGGATTGCTTTCACTGTACAGCATTGGTTCAATCATGGGGGTTGTGGTGACCTTCATCATATTGAAGGTAGGAGTTGCTGAAGAAAAGGTGTTATTGACTTCAACTTTAATATCATTGCTGGCACTTTTTTCCATTAGTACTTTAACTAATCAAATTATTGTGAGTGCGGCAGCCTGGATCTTCGGTTTTACCGCTGCAGGTGGGGTACTGCAAGTAGCACTAAACCTGTTGCTTAAGATGTTCCCAGTTCACAAAGGCGTCATCACGGGGTTGTACATGACATTTGGTAGCATTGCAACATTCACTGTTCCCATCGTGACAGGTTGGCTAGCAAGCACCAGTATTCAGTCAGTAATCAACTTTGATGTGATGATTGGAATTTTAGGGGCGGCACTTTCGTTAGCTACCATTCTATGTGCCCAGCGCAAAGCTGCTACTCAATTAGCCAGAATCGATATGGCTGGAATCAATTCAAATAAAAATAAGTAA
- a CDS encoding sulfite exporter TauE/SafE family protein, with protein sequence MELLLLVLLPAVLASLVQGITGFGSAIVLMIFLPSILPIPQSAGVASLIMSVANLMMAWHYRKALKVKRIIGPFIVYGLVAFLSLKLGSALDVKVLKMLLGGLLLCLSIYFLFFKSLGNGRKYPIYVALIFMIISGFFNGLFGIGGPLMAMYFLSLAKNKEEYLASIQTFFLIDQVYITTVRFASGILTTSDIKFILIGIVGGVIGTMIANRITKHMNINMIEKSVFSFIGLSGIYYLFK encoded by the coding sequence TTGGAACTGTTACTACTCGTATTATTACCTGCAGTTTTAGCTTCACTGGTTCAAGGAATTACTGGATTTGGGTCGGCAATTGTACTAATGATTTTTTTACCGTCAATCTTGCCAATTCCCCAAAGTGCCGGAGTTGCATCTTTGATCATGTCAGTGGCCAATTTAATGATGGCTTGGCACTACCGTAAGGCGTTAAAGGTCAAACGAATAATTGGTCCGTTTATTGTGTATGGTCTGGTTGCATTTCTGTCACTAAAACTGGGATCAGCTTTGGATGTAAAAGTATTGAAGATGCTGCTAGGTGGATTATTATTGTGCCTGTCGATTTACTTCTTGTTCTTCAAATCACTAGGTAATGGTCGCAAGTATCCGATTTATGTAGCGTTAATCTTTATGATTATTTCGGGATTCTTTAACGGACTATTTGGAATTGGTGGCCCATTAATGGCAATGTACTTTTTGTCGTTAGCCAAAAACAAGGAGGAGTACCTAGCCAGTATTCAAACTTTCTTCTTGATCGACCAAGTTTACATAACGACAGTTAGGTTTGCTAGTGGGATTTTGACAACTAGTGACATTAAATTTATTTTGATTGGAATTGTTGGCGGGGTCATTGGAACAATGATTGCCAACCGGATTACGAAACATATGAATATCAACATGATTGAAAAAAGTGTTTTTTCGTTTATTGGGCTCAGTGGAATTTACTATTTATTTAAATGA
- a CDS encoding GGDEF domain-containing protein — MNWFLVNLEQVAMNCFIVLGIVMIYHLIVMKTLSYYETKRSQIDYTFGVLNTVSIGYFSVLSFVFQIAAIDPKENTTILNFTVLMVTYVTLYLGFKGGLFVVLVGFIGRIVSTGCSTTDLIFWLFLVATVISLRMIFYITNRPGYRLVKNLLGIELVSLFFYLGLSNDTAGIRLFKHAIHSWEAFSVLSLILGVVLHMLASENDYVAKAAYGASTDGVTKLKNFSEYNLRLEAFFNLNRLKKIPVVLVEIDIDHFKKVNDKHGHPMGNTLLRKFAELLTEESHLVPGTETFRVGGEEFALIMSSIGPEVSRGLITRLQRRWEQVQRTELDLDEPTTLSVGITTIQVTDESYQDVYDRVDHALYRAKKNGRNQIVVMLSD; from the coding sequence ATGAATTGGTTTTTGGTCAATCTAGAACAAGTAGCAATGAATTGCTTCATCGTGCTTGGAATCGTTATGATTTATCATCTGATTGTGATGAAAACGTTAAGTTACTATGAGACTAAAAGATCACAAATCGACTATACGTTTGGAGTGCTCAATACGGTTAGTATTGGGTACTTCAGTGTCCTTTCGTTTGTTTTTCAAATTGCCGCAATTGATCCAAAAGAAAATACAACGATTTTGAACTTTACTGTCTTGATGGTTACCTACGTTACGCTATATCTTGGCTTTAAGGGTGGTCTTTTCGTTGTATTAGTGGGCTTTATTGGCCGAATTGTTTCGACAGGTTGTTCAACTACAGATTTGATTTTCTGGCTGTTTTTGGTAGCAACGGTCATTTCGTTACGGATGATTTTTTATATTACAAATCGACCGGGGTATCGGTTGGTTAAAAATTTACTGGGAATTGAACTAGTTTCACTGTTTTTTTACTTGGGGTTATCTAACGATACTGCTGGTATCAGATTGTTCAAGCACGCAATTCATTCTTGGGAAGCCTTTAGTGTTCTGAGCTTAATTTTGGGTGTGGTTTTGCATATGTTAGCAAGTGAAAATGATTATGTAGCAAAGGCAGCTTATGGGGCCTCCACTGATGGGGTGACCAAGCTAAAAAACTTTAGTGAATATAATCTAAGGCTAGAAGCATTCTTTAATCTCAACAGACTTAAAAAGATTCCTGTTGTGCTGGTGGAAATTGATATCGATCACTTTAAAAAGGTCAATGATAAACATGGACATCCTATGGGGAATACATTGCTAAGAAAATTTGCAGAACTGTTAACTGAAGAATCCCACTTGGTGCCAGGAACCGAAACCTTTAGGGTAGGTGGTGAAGAATTTGCACTAATCATGTCCAGTATTGGTCCGGAAGTTTCTAGAGGATTGATTACTCGACTTCAACGCCGCTGGGAACAAGTTCAAAGAACTGAGCTTGATTTAGATGAACCGACGACTTTATCGGTTGGAATAACTACGATTCAAGTTACTGATGAGAGCTATCAAGATGTGTATGATCGTGTGGACCATGCTTTATACAGAGCCAAGAAAAATGGTAGAAACCAAATAGTTGTTATGTTGAGCGACTGA
- a CDS encoding glycosyltransferase encodes MGAFFWFWGAIMYRIFIKEPKIVNEDSTKDAPMITIMIPAHNEEILIEKTIKYLFTEINYQNYEVLVMDDGSSDDTPRILSQLQAEFPKLRVIRVEDNKGKAHAFNIGMFFAKGDYILSNDADTLPEPDALKKYMSYFTNEENINTAAVTANMDVENRSSILGKSQTVEFSSIVGIIKRSQSAINNSMYAYSGANTMYKKEALFEVGGFRQDRATEDISIAWDQHLKGTVPTFAPEIKFHMTVPERLKELFRQRSRWAKGGTEVWLTNIMAFLKHPLKNKYQFTMFLDSTLSIIWSFFYVVSTVIFIALMAGLLITGNYDAAIKYVGYSFLMITSEVIAGSVQLLTALILDFHGAKLKYWIFAPLYMMFYWIINPLTIVWTFVGAVKTILGRGSGTWKSPKREQAKTTG; translated from the coding sequence ATGGGAGCATTCTTCTGGTTCTGGGGTGCGATTATGTACCGAATCTTTATTAAAGAACCGAAAATTGTTAATGAAGATTCTACAAAAGATGCGCCAATGATCACCATCATGATTCCAGCTCATAATGAAGAAATTTTAATTGAAAAAACTATAAAGTACTTATTCACTGAAATCAATTATCAAAATTACGAAGTGTTGGTGATGGACGATGGCTCTTCTGATGATACGCCCCGAATTTTAAGTCAGCTCCAAGCTGAATTCCCTAAGCTAAGGGTAATCAGGGTAGAGGATAACAAGGGAAAGGCACATGCATTTAATATTGGAATGTTCTTTGCTAAGGGGGACTATATTCTAAGTAATGATGCAGATACCCTTCCAGAGCCTGATGCCTTGAAAAAATACATGAGTTACTTTACCAATGAAGAAAATATCAATACTGCTGCAGTTACGGCTAATATGGATGTCGAAAACCGCAGTTCAATTCTAGGAAAATCTCAAACCGTTGAGTTTTCAAGTATCGTTGGGATTATTAAGCGTAGTCAAAGTGCAATCAACAATTCTATGTATGCTTATAGTGGTGCAAATACTATGTATAAAAAAGAAGCATTATTTGAAGTTGGCGGCTTCAGACAAGATCGGGCAACCGAAGATATTAGCATTGCTTGGGATCAACACCTAAAGGGGACTGTACCGACATTTGCGCCAGAGATTAAGTTCCATATGACTGTTCCAGAAAGGTTAAAAGAGTTGTTTAGGCAGCGGAGTCGCTGGGCTAAAGGTGGAACTGAAGTTTGGTTAACCAACATTATGGCCTTTCTAAAACACCCGCTTAAGAACAAGTATCAGTTCACGATGTTTTTAGACTCTACTCTGTCTATAATCTGGTCGTTCTTTTACGTAGTTTCAACGGTTATTTTTATCGCCCTAATGGCTGGTCTATTGATTACTGGTAATTATGATGCTGCGATTAAGTACGTTGGCTATTCATTTTTGATGATTACTAGTGAAGTGATTGCTGGAAGCGTCCAGTTGTTAACTGCACTGATATTAGATTTTCATGGTGCTAAATTAAAATATTGGATTTTTGCGCCTTTATACATGATGTTTTATTGGATTATTAATCCGTTAACGATTGTTTGGACATTTGTTGGAGCCGTCAAAACTATTTTGGGACGGGGAAGCGGTACCTGGAAGAGCCCTAAGAGAGAGCAAGCCAAAACGACCGGTTAA
- a CDS encoding EAL domain-containing protein: MFTNLIDHLAVVATTIIVALMALTIIYTIYSLSYDRHRKGGPEGNLKFFGQPQFDINSHILGYELLLRKLNQTGEWVVPDRPNYLTLNQFLSLFKVAIQEIPAGQNISINLSAEQLMNASFEPFIKSLISQTTSHQLAIEISFADLNNWKSSLLIKRMNYARSLGAKICLDSVGSHAKNLRKLSEVAESIDYLKCSMDEYRKTDESDWLDMNLGAWLIFAQSHGIKLVLSRVETNSDHILARYLGINYVQGWYVGETAELKKMG, translated from the coding sequence ATGTTTACTAATTTGATTGATCACTTGGCGGTAGTGGCCACGACAATAATAGTTGCGTTAATGGCGTTAACTATTATATATACTATTTACTCTTTGAGTTATGATCGCCACCGCAAAGGCGGACCCGAAGGCAACTTAAAGTTCTTTGGTCAGCCGCAATTTGACATTAACTCACATATTTTAGGGTATGAGTTACTACTTCGAAAATTGAATCAGACTGGTGAATGGGTCGTGCCCGACCGACCGAACTACTTAACTTTGAACCAATTTTTGAGCCTTTTTAAAGTCGCAATTCAAGAAATTCCTGCTGGACAGAATATTTCAATCAATCTATCAGCAGAGCAATTAATGAATGCTAGTTTTGAACCGTTTATCAAGAGTCTAATAAGTCAAACTACTAGTCATCAACTAGCGATTGAAATCAGTTTTGCAGATTTAAATAACTGGAAGTCATCTTTGTTAATTAAACGAATGAATTATGCCCGATCATTAGGTGCAAAAATTTGTCTTGATTCAGTTGGCAGTCATGCTAAAAATTTAAGGAAGCTAAGTGAGGTGGCTGAGTCAATTGATTATTTAAAGTGTTCTATGGATGAGTATCGCAAGACCGATGAAAGTGATTGGCTTGATATGAACTTGGGTGCTTGGCTGATTTTTGCTCAAAGTCACGGAATCAAACTAGTACTTTCAAGAGTTGAAACTAACTCTGATCATATCCTGGCTCGCTACCTTGGAATCAACTATGTTCAAGGATGGTATGTTGGTGAAACTGCAGAATTAAAGAAGATGGGGTAA
- a CDS encoding acetoin reductase has translation MAKVAMITGGAQGIGAEIARHLSKDGFDIAIADLPGQKDTAASVIKEVEGAGQKATFVALDVTDQAAFTNAVDQVSNELGGFDVMVNNAGIAKVDKVEEIKQADLELSFKINVFGVLYGIQAAAKKFKQLGVAGKIINASSIAGMRAFPVWATYSATKAAVISLTQSSANELAHDHITVNAYAPGVVGTTGMWDEIDAKMADINGKPLGQNKADFVDTIPLGRTVEPNDIANMVSFLASEKADFITGQAYAVDGGGLL, from the coding sequence ATGGCAAAAGTTGCGATGATTACTGGTGGAGCTCAAGGAATTGGGGCAGAGATTGCTCGTCATCTATCTAAAGATGGTTTTGATATTGCAATCGCAGATTTACCAGGTCAAAAAGATACTGCTGCAAGTGTAATCAAAGAGGTTGAGGGTGCTGGCCAAAAAGCAACGTTCGTTGCGCTGGACGTTACTGACCAAGCAGCGTTTACAAACGCAGTTGATCAAGTTAGCAATGAACTAGGCGGGTTTGATGTAATGGTCAATAACGCAGGAATTGCCAAGGTTGATAAGGTAGAAGAAATTAAGCAAGCTGATTTGGAACTTAGCTTCAAGATTAACGTTTTTGGTGTTCTGTACGGAATTCAAGCTGCTGCTAAAAAGTTCAAGCAACTTGGTGTTGCCGGAAAAATTATTAACGCATCCTCAATTGCAGGAATGCGAGCTTTTCCAGTCTGGGCAACCTATTCAGCAACTAAAGCCGCTGTAATTAGTCTTACCCAATCATCTGCTAACGAATTAGCTCATGATCACATTACCGTTAACGCCTACGCTCCAGGAGTAGTTGGCACAACTGGTATGTGGGATGAAATTGATGCCAAAATGGCTGATATCAATGGTAAGCCTCTGGGACAGAACAAGGCAGACTTTGTTGACACCATTCCTCTGGGAAGAACGGTTGAACCAAATGATATTGCAAATATGGTTTCCTTTCTTGCTAGTGAAAAGGCAGATTTCATTACAGGACAAGCATATGCTGTTGATGGCGGCGGATTGCTTTAA
- a CDS encoding C40 family peptidase, producing MKFHKGFLALAFAGAIFGGTAVSASADTYNQANSQPTYSTNYNYYQPTSYGYSYDQANNGSQAYNGQTTNTTTATSSTPTSDKAQSVVDLAKKLAGQNIPYVWGGESLSGMDCSGLTDYVFQKAANISLGHYTVTQESKVTTESVANAKPGDLLFWGGHGSTHHVAIYIGNNQYVAAPQPGQNVDIETINSAFMPSFAGHVNGLA from the coding sequence TTGAAGTTTCATAAAGGATTTTTAGCATTAGCATTTGCCGGCGCAATTTTTGGCGGTACAGCCGTATCAGCCAGCGCTGACACTTATAACCAAGCAAATAGCCAACCTACCTACAGCACCAACTATAACTATTACCAACCTACTAGTTATGGTTACTCATATGATCAGGCTAACAATGGTAGTCAAGCATACAATGGTCAAACAACCAATACAACCACTGCTACTAGCAGCACACCTACCAGTGACAAGGCACAGTCAGTTGTCGACCTTGCCAAAAAGCTTGCTGGTCAAAACATCCCTTACGTTTGGGGTGGCGAATCACTTAGTGGAATGGACTGTTCAGGATTAACTGACTATGTGTTCCAAAAAGCTGCTAACATCAGCTTAGGTCATTACACAGTTACCCAAGAAAGCAAGGTAACTACTGAATCTGTTGCTAACGCTAAGCCCGGCGACCTTCTATTCTGGGGTGGCCATGGATCAACTCATCACGTAGCAATCTACATTGGTAATAACCAATATGTTGCTGCTCCTCAACCAGGACAAAACGTTGATATCGAAACCATCAACAGCGCATTCATGCCTAGCTTTGCCGGACACGTAAACGGCTTAGCCTAG